One Micropterus dolomieu isolate WLL.071019.BEF.003 ecotype Adirondacks linkage group LG23, ASM2129224v1, whole genome shotgun sequence DNA window includes the following coding sequences:
- the zdhhc20a gene encoding palmitoyltransferase ZDHHC20-A, with translation MAPSHVLRCCKRALNWIPVLFINLVVGWSYYAYVVELCVYTIPDNAERISYLVIFHIFLSMFIWSYWKTIGSKPSSPSKAFCLPRAEKELYVREERAETQQEILKKVARNLPVYTRTAGGAIRYCDHCQVIKPDRCHHCSTCEMCVLKMDHHCPWVNNCVGFSNYKYFVLFLAYASLYCVVICATVIQYFIKFWTKQLPDTHAKFHILFLFFVAALFFISVLSLLSYHLWLVGKNRTTIEAFRAPVFSNGPDKNGFSLGFRRNVCEVFGDQGKYWMFPVFSSLGDGHSFVTRLVHIDPEQAKSVLQQNGKSPAEAETNPCGLGNNTQHSNSKEQSDGGQIVSVTMESEP, from the exons ATGGCGCCCTCTCATGTACTGAGGTGCTGTAAGCGGGCTCTGAACTGGATACCTGTCCTGTTTATAAATCTGGTTGTTGGTTGGTCTTATTACGCTTATGTTGTGGAGCTCTGTGTCT ATACAATCCCAGATAATGCAGAACGAA TCAGCTATTTGGTCATCTTTCACATTTTCCTCTCCATGTTTATATGGTCTTACTGGAAAACTATCGGGTCCAAACCTTCCAGCCCCTCAAAAGCG TTCTGTCTGCCCAGAGCAGAGAAGGAACTATATGTGCGAGAGGAGCGAGCCGAGACGCAACAAGAGATTCTGAAGAAAGTGGCGAGGAATTTACCCGTGTATACGCGCACGGCAGGAGGAG CCATCCGATACTGCGACCACTGCCAGGTAATCAAACCTGACCGCTGCCATCACTGCTCAACCTGTGAGAT GTGTGTGCTGAAAATGGATCATCACTGCCCCTG GGTGAATAACTGTGTTGGATTCTCAAATTACAAGTACTTTGTCTTGTTCTTGGCTTACGCCTCACTCTACTGTGTAGTCATTTGTGCTACAGTCATCCAGTACTTCATCAAATTTTGGACG AAGCAGCTGCCTGACACACACGCCAAATTCCAcatcttgtttctgttttttgtggCGGCTCTGTTCTTTATCAGCGTCCTGTCACTTCTCAGCTATCATCTGTGGCTTGTGGGAAAGAACAGGACCACTATAG AGGCTTTTAGAGCTCCTGTCTTCTCAAACGGTCCAGACAAAAACGGGTTTTCCCTGGGTTTTAGACGAAATGTATGTGAGGTGTTTGGAGACCAAGGGAAGTACTGgatgtttcctgttttctcaAG TCTGGGAGATGGACATTCATTTGTTACCAGACTGGTACACATAGATCCCGAACAAGCAAAAAGTGTCCTCCAGCAAAATGGCAAAag TCCTGCTGAGGCGGAGACCAACCCTTGTGGGCTTGGTAACAATACACAACACAGTAACAGCAAGGAGCAAAGTG ACGGTGGCCAGATAGTCTCAGTGACTATGGAGAGTGAGCCATAG